The proteins below are encoded in one region of Pectinophora gossypiella chromosome 26, ilPecGoss1.1, whole genome shotgun sequence:
- the LOC126378420 gene encoding uncharacterized protein LOC126378420 translates to MSWRAKEETVQRWIESYPELMYESTNHTIYCTKCETNIGCRKSTIKRHVEGVVHKGTPSMSPNDFLFDFIEFLILCNIPWAQVENPSFKNFFQKYMCCACSNRKKLPSESILRKKYLDEIYAKKLATIHSEIVDEKIWISLDETTDFLGRYVVHFLVKPLNSTASKKVYLIACKVLENINGKTISQFVIDCLKNLWGDSYEDKVESVLLLCTDSVAYMLTAGRVLKQHFPNMKHVTCLAHALHRVAEKIRSEYPDVDTLIANGKKFFLKSPSRVKLLKDMYPNLPLPPQPIITRWGTWLAAASYYVKYFDEIKHILTCLRSSEAVSIKNAKNIINKDNIRNDLNFIDENFKIIQIALTNLQKRDRSIVESFQIFDEVRSVVNWSMSSPIQNKLEAVISRNPDIDIIRTFSEQIASGSATDDILIWKFAPLTSVEVERTFSTYKWILNVKRNRLKLANMEKIIVIYFNSTENENAISNVEEIDSENEDDD, encoded by the coding sequence ATGAGTTGGCGAGCAAAGGAAGAGACTGTTCAACGCTGGATTGAATCCTATCCTGAACTGATGTACGAGTCCACAAATCATACAATTTACTGTACGAAATGTGAGACTAACATCGGATGTCGAAAGAGCACCATCAAGAGACATGTTGAGGGAGTTGTGCATAAGGGAACACCGTCGATGTCTccaaatgattttttatttgattttatagagTTCCTTATTCTCTGTAATATTCCGTGGGCACAAGTTGAAAACccatcttttaaaaacttttttcaaaaatacatgTGCTGCGCTTGTTCTAATCGAAAAAAGCTGCCCAGTGAATCAAtactcagaaaaaaatatttggacgAAATTTATGCAAAGAAGCTTGCTACAATACACAGCGAGATTGTGGACGAAAAAATATGGATTTCATTGGATGAAACTACTGATTTCTTAGGAAGATATGTAGTGCACTTTTTGGTCAAACCTTTGAACTCTACAGCATCAAAAAAAGTTTACCTAATAGCTTGTAAAGTATTAGAAAATAttaatggaaaaacaatttctcAGTTTGTcattgattgtttgaaaaatctgTGGGGTGACTCCTATGAAGATAAAGTGGAAAGTGTTCTTTTGTTATGTACAGACAGTGTTGCGTACATGTTGACAGCGGGGCGAgttttaaaacaacattttccGAACATGAAGCATGTCACTTGTTTAGCTCATGCTCTCCATCGGGTAGCAGAAAAAATACGTTCTGAATATCCGGATGTAGACACACTGATTGCCAACGGAAAGaaattttttttgaagtctcccAGTAGAGTAAAATTGTTAAAAGACATGTATCCCAATTTACCGTTGCCACCTCAACCAATAATAACACGGTGGGGCACTTGGCTTGCAGCAGCCTCTTATTATGTGAAATATTTTGAcgaaattaaacatattttgacaTGTTTGAGAAGTTCAGAAGCAGTCTCAATAAAAAAtgcgaaaaatattattaataaagacaatattcgaaatgatttaaatttcatcgacgaaaattttaaaataatacaaatagcgttgacaaatttacaaaaacgcGATAGATCCATAGTCGAAtcatttcaaatatttgatGAAGTAAGGTCAGTAGTAAATTGGAGTATGAGTTCacctatacaaaataaattagaagcagTCATATCTCGCAATCCGGATATTGATATTATCAGGACGTTTTCAGAACAAATCGCAAGCGGTTCAGCAACTGACgatattttaatttggaaatTTGCCCCGCTGACATCAGTAGAAGTTGAACGGACGTTTTCGACATATAAATGGATATtaaatgttaaaagaaatagattaaagttggcaaatatggaaaagattatcgtaatttatttcaattccacAGAAAACGAAAATGCTATTTCAAATGTTGAAGAAATTgatagtgaaaatgaagatgacGATTGA